CCCGCACGACCGTCACGCCGTCGCGGTCGACGACGGGCGCGTCGAGGTCGGGGTGGATCCGGTCGTGGTCGGTGACGGCGACGGCGTCGAGGTCGGCCTCCCGGGCCGTCGAGACCAGCGTGTCGAGCGTGAACGTCCCGTCGGAGACGGTCGTGTGCGCGTGGAGGTCCGCGACTACCATTGCCGGATCGGGGGCGCGCGGCGCGCAAGGGCGTTCCGGTCGGCCGCGCGCCGGACGGCAGGGACGACGATCACGCGATGAAAGGCCATAATAATACGTTATATTCTACCGTTCCCACGAAGGTCGTACATGGACAATCATTACATACTCGGCTCGCGTCCGACCAGTTGATGCGCCTGAACGGCACGGAAGACGAGCTATCCGCCCACGAGTACCCCGCGACGAGCGGCGAACTCATCGACGCGTACGGCGATACCCGTATCGAACTGCAGGACGGGAGCGAGACGATCGGCGCGGTACTCGGTCGCCTGGGTTCGGAGACCTTCCACTCCGCCGACGACGTGTGGATGACCCTCCGCGGCGGCGTCGGCCACGAGGCCGTCGGTCGCCGCTTCTACAGCGATCGCGACGCGCCGGCGGTCGGCGAGGACGGACCGGATCCCGTCTCGTTCTGATCGCCACCCCGCGGCGGCCCGCCACCGCCGCGGCCACACACCACCGCCATGCATCCGGCTCCGGTCCGGCTCAGTCACCAGCGTTCCGGGGCCACACCTTCTGCCGACTGCCGTCTCAGACCCACTCCAGCGCCGCGTCCAGCTCCAGCGGGACGCTCCCCGTGCTGTACGCCTCGGTCCGGCCGTCGGGACGCGAGCGGAACACCACCGCCGGCCGGTGGCCCACCTCGGGGCGCTCCCCGCGGACGGCGAACCAGTCGTCGTCGGGGAACGACGAGCAGTCGACGAACAGCGTGATGCCGCCGCCGTGGGCCTCCAGCTGCCCGCTCGTCTTCGTCTCGACGGTGTCGCGCACGGCCGCCGACGGGGTGCCGGCCGAGCGCCGGTTGGGCGCGACCGGCCGGGTCACCTCGACGAGCGTCGAGGTGCCGTCCGCGCGGGTCGCACGGTAGTCGATGACGTGGTCGGTCGACACCTCGATCTCCGGCTCGATGTCGTAGCCGGCGTTCACCAGCAGGCGCGCCACGTCGAACTCGCCCATCGTCGCGGTCATGCGGGTGAGGTCCATGTACTCGCTCGTGCCGAGCTTGCTCGCCATCTCCTCGCGCTCGTCGTCCATGACGCCGGTCGCGAGGAACTGCTCGTAGAAGCCCAGCGCCTCGAACCGGTCGACGTCGGGGAACCCCGCCGCGTGCTCGCGGAAGAACTCGCGGGTGGTCTCGGCGCCGTCCTTCGAGCACAGCACGGGGAGGAAGTACCACGCGAGATGCGGGAAGTCCTCGAGCCACGGCTCCTCCTCGTAGAGCACGGCCGTCAGCTCGCGTTCTGCCCACCGCGTCACCGGGAACGGCACGTCCGCGAACGCGTACTTCTCGGTGCGCCACAGCGCCGACGGCGTCTCCGTGTTGCCGAGCCAGTAGGCGCCGGGGCCGCCGCCGACGCCCGCCGGACCCTCGCCGTCGTCCGTCCAGCAGAACAGCGCGAGACTGCCGTCGTCCATGTCGAACCGTCGGGCCTCGTAGCCCGCCGGCGGCGCGAACCACGGGTCGCGCTCGGTCGCCCCGAGGTTGGCGTCGAGCGGCCCGTAGAGGTCGTCGCGGATCCGGGACGCCGACCAGGAGCCGGGAGCGTATCTGAACCGTAGGGGACGTGCCACACCGGAACTGGTCGGGCCGGCGGTTTGAAGCCTCCGCTCGTGGCGCCGAGCCCGGCGGCGGGGTACCGGTATCCCACGAACGACCGATACATATATTACACACAATTTGTTACGTCATGTCGTACCATGTCAATGGGTGCCTACGACGAGGACGAGCACGAACGTCGCGAATCGAAGACCCGCCTCGACGGCGACTTCGCGGAGGCTCGAAGCGAGTACCGCGGGAGGGTCACCTACGACTCCGGCGAATCCGCGGAGGCACTCCTCGACCAGTTCGAGTCGATCAAGGACGACTGAACCCGACAGCGATTACTGCACGGTCGTCGACCGTCGACCGTCGGTCGTCGTTCTCCGCCACTACTCCGTCGCCAGCGACAGCTACCCCGCCGCCAACGACACCTACTCCGCCGCCAACGACAGCGCGATCGCCGCCCCCGAGACGACGGTGACGGCGATGACGTGGCCCACCAGCGCGGCCAGCAACACCGGACGGTCGGCGACGAACGGGACCAGCGCGAGCTGGACGAACGCGAACCCGACGTTGAGCGCGTCCAGCCGACGGAAGCGTGGACGGGTTCCGGGGCCACACTCCAGGCGGAGCTCGCGGTACAGCGAGACGACCGCGGTCCACCAGGAGGTTCCGATCCGGTAACACAGGTCCCACACGACGACGAGCGCGAGGAAGACGGCCGGCGCCGGCGGCCGCTCGCCGAACAGCTCCGCGACGATCGGCTCCCCCGCCGGCGCCACTGCGACCGGGAGCAGGCGGAGGAGGACCGCCGGCGGGCCGGCCGCCGCCGGGTCGACGACGAACAGGTGGGTGACCACCCCCGAGAACGCCAGCACCGCGAGCACCACCTCGATGCTCGATCCGAACAGCAGCCGGTAGTATCTCGGCGACACGTCGAGCGTCCGGTTCTCGTCGCCGAGGGTGAGCATGAGGAGGCTCCCGACGGCTGCGACGCCGACCGCGACGGTCCCGACCGGGACGGCGTCCCACAGGTCGTACGCCGCCGCGAGCGCGAGGATCCCCGCCTCGAAGACGACGATCTGGAGGCCGATGGCGACGGGCGCCGAGAGGGCCGCCCCCGGCACCGCGCCGACGATGCTCTCGTACACCCACGCGTCGCCGAAGTCGGCACGCAGCGGGGGGTCCTCCGCCGCCGGTCCGCCGGCGGGCCGGTCCGTGCGGCCCTCGTCGCCCGCGGTCGGTCCGCTCACGTGGACCTCTCGGAGTCCGCCGAGTCATCGGTCGCCGTCCGTGGCCGGTCTGCGGCGTCGCCGTCCGCCCCGCCGGCGGCGCCCCCGGCGGGTTCGGTCGTCCGCTCGTCGGAGGGGTCGGCCCGGTCGTCTCGATCCTCTCGGTCGCCCGGATCGATCCGGTCGTCCCGCCGCGCGAGCGCGGTTCGGACCGCCTCGTCGAACGGCGTCAGCTCGACCGGGACCAGCTCGCGGATGGCGGCGTCGTCGGCGACGACCGGCGTCCGGAGGCCGTCGACGAGGGGGTCGACCACGCCCCTCGGCACGTCGGTGACGAGCCTGACCCACCGGGACGACAGGCGTGGCGTGAGCACCGGGACCGGGACCACGAACAGCCGCCCGCCCAGCGCCTCCCGGGTCCGGCGGAGCACCTCCTCGTAGGTGAGCACGTCCGGCCCGCCGATGTCGTAGACGCCGCCCGCCGCCGCCGGGGCGTCGAGCACGCCGACGAGGTACGCGATCACGTCGTCGACGAAGATCGGCTGACACTCGGTCCGGACCCAGCGGGGGGTGACCATCACGGGGAGCCGGGCGGCGAGCTGGCGGATGATCTCGAAGCTGGCGGAGCCGTCGCCGACGATCACCGCCGCGCGCAGCGTCACCAGGTCGTACTTCCCCTCCCCCAGGATCCGGCCGACCTCGCGGCGCGACCGGAGGTGCTCGGAGAGCTCCTCCTCGGCCTCGTCGCCGAGGCCCCCGAGGTAGATCACCCGATCGAGGCCGCCCTCGTCGGCGGCGGCTCGGAACGCCTCGGCCGCGCGGCGGTCGGTCTCCGCGAAGTCGTCGCTCTCGCCCATCGAGTGGACGAGGTAGTACGCGGCGTCACAGTCGAGGGCGGCGAGCCACCGCCCCAGCGGCTGGGGGGTCGTCTCCCCGGGCCCGGTGACGAGGCGAACATCCTCGGGCGCGAGGAGGTCGCCCTCGAGGACCCGGACCGCGGTGTCGGCGTCGTCCGGCCCGGATCGTCCGTCTGCGCCGGGGCTCTCGGTCCCGCCGTACCGATCGGCGTCGCGGACGAGAACGACCACCTCGTGTCCCGCCGCCCGCAGGGCGGGGACGAGGCGGCTCCCGATGAACCCGGTCGCGCCGGTCACGAGCACGCGCATACGCTCCCCTCTCGGCGGGCGCCGATAACAGTTGGTCTCGGGGCCGGCGGGTCGGCGGGCCCCACGTTCTCGGCCGGGTCAGCTCTCCCAGTCGGTCGTCGCGGGCGCCCCGCGGTCGACCTCCACGCGCTCGGGGTCGGGCGCGTCGCCGACGCGGTCCCCGGGGTCGCCGGCGGCGGCGTCCCACTCGGCCGCGGCGTTGCCCACCCACGAGTCGGCCGCGAGCACGCGCTCGCGGGTCTGCTCGTAGCGGTCGTCGTTCACTGCGGCCGTGCCGGGCGCCGACGCGGCGGCCGCGGCGACGAACGCGGCCCGGTCGGCCGGCGTCGCCTCCCCGTCGATCAGCCGCCCGACGGCGCCCGAGTCGGCGAGTGCCTCGGGATCGTGGTGGAGGAACACTGTCGAGCCCAGCGCCCCCCGGCCCAGCGGGGGCGGCGGGAGGTCCTCGGGGACCGTGTCGTCGACGAGTCGGTCGCCCGCGTCGCCGTGGACGCGCTCGACGCGCTCGCACTCCGTCTCGGCGTCGAGTTCCAGGTTGTGGCCGGGGTACGTTCGACACCGGTCGGGGTAGCGGTCGGTGTCGTGGATCCGGCA
This genomic stretch from Halobaculum roseum harbors:
- a CDS encoding DUF5789 family protein, coding for MRLNGTEDELSAHEYPATSGELIDAYGDTRIELQDGSETIGAVLGRLGSETFHSADDVWMTLRGGVGHEAVGRRFYSDRDAPAVGEDGPDPVSF
- a CDS encoding DUF5784 family protein; its protein translation is MARPLRFRYAPGSWSASRIRDDLYGPLDANLGATERDPWFAPPAGYEARRFDMDDGSLALFCWTDDGEGPAGVGGGPGAYWLGNTETPSALWRTEKYAFADVPFPVTRWAERELTAVLYEEEPWLEDFPHLAWYFLPVLCSKDGAETTREFFREHAAGFPDVDRFEALGFYEQFLATGVMDDEREEMASKLGTSEYMDLTRMTATMGEFDVARLLVNAGYDIEPEIEVSTDHVIDYRATRADGTSTLVEVTRPVAPNRRSAGTPSAAVRDTVETKTSGQLEAHGGGITLFVDCSSFPDDDWFAVRGERPEVGHRPAVVFRSRPDGRTEAYSTGSVPLELDAALEWV
- a CDS encoding DUF5786 family protein, with protein sequence MSMGAYDEDEHERRESKTRLDGDFAEARSEYRGRVTYDSGESAEALLDQFESIKDD
- a CDS encoding DUF7530 family protein, producing the protein MRADFGDAWVYESIVGAVPGAALSAPVAIGLQIVVFEAGILALAAAYDLWDAVPVGTVAVGVAAVGSLLMLTLGDENRTLDVSPRYYRLLFGSSIEVVLAVLAFSGVVTHLFVVDPAAAGPPAVLLRLLPVAVAPAGEPIVAELFGERPPAPAVFLALVVVWDLCYRIGTSWWTAVVSLYRELRLECGPGTRPRFRRLDALNVGFAFVQLALVPFVADRPVLLAALVGHVIAVTVVSGAAIALSLAAE
- a CDS encoding NAD-dependent epimerase/dehydratase family protein, with protein sequence MRVLVTGATGFIGSRLVPALRAAGHEVVVLVRDADRYGGTESPGADGRSGPDDADTAVRVLEGDLLAPEDVRLVTGPGETTPQPLGRWLAALDCDAAYYLVHSMGESDDFAETDRRAAEAFRAAADEGGLDRVIYLGGLGDEAEEELSEHLRSRREVGRILGEGKYDLVTLRAAVIVGDGSASFEIIRQLAARLPVMVTPRWVRTECQPIFVDDVIAYLVGVLDAPAAAGGVYDIGGPDVLTYEEVLRRTREALGGRLFVVPVPVLTPRLSSRWVRLVTDVPRGVVDPLVDGLRTPVVADDAAIRELVPVELTPFDEAVRTALARRDDRIDPGDREDRDDRADPSDERTTEPAGGAAGGADGDAADRPRTATDDSADSERST
- a CDS encoding YkgJ family cysteine cluster protein — translated: MDVNCEGCAGCCLDWRPLGAPDDREREGRYRALDDAYHLVPLSRDEVRGFVDAGLGDALVPRLFAADGDRATTVDGHEVAGIDGRPAFLVGIRKPPKPVAPFEGERVWLDACAFLDPDTLKCRIHDTDRYPDRCRTYPGHNLELDAETECERVERVHGDAGDRLVDDTVPEDLPPPPLGRGALGSTVFLHHDPEALADSGAVGRLIDGEATPADRAAFVAAAAASAPGTAAVNDDRYEQTRERVLAADSWVGNAAAEWDAAAGDPGDRVGDAPDPERVEVDRGAPATTDWES